In the Williamwhitmania sp. genome, one interval contains:
- the ispF gene encoding 2-C-methyl-D-erythritol 2,4-cyclodiphosphate synthase — protein MNVRIGNGYDVHRLAPGLPLWLGGILLPHHQGCEAHSDGDVLIHAICDALLGAAGLRDIGIHFPDTDSTFKGIDSKILLTKVMALVRAKGYTVGNIDCVIALQQPKIKDFIPKMVKTLANIIAVDEEDISIKATTTEKLGFVGREEGIEAYAVVIIYNAQ, from the coding sequence ATGAACGTTAGAATTGGTAATGGATACGATGTACATCGCCTCGCCCCCGGCCTTCCGCTCTGGCTGGGTGGCATTTTATTACCTCACCATCAAGGTTGCGAAGCCCACTCCGATGGTGATGTTTTAATCCATGCCATTTGCGATGCACTTCTTGGTGCTGCCGGATTACGCGATATTGGAATTCACTTTCCGGATACTGATTCAACATTCAAAGGTATCGATAGCAAAATTTTATTGACGAAGGTTATGGCTTTGGTAAGAGCAAAAGGCTACACCGTCGGCAACATCGACTGCGTGATTGCACTTCAACAGCCGAAAATAAAAGACTTCATCCCAAAAATGGTTAAAACATTGGCCAACATTATAGCTGTGGACGAGGAGGATATTTCGATAAAAGCCACTACTACAGAAAAATTGGGGTTTGTTGGAAGAGAGGAGGGGATTGAGGCGTATGCCGTTGTTATAATCTACAACGCACAATAA
- a CDS encoding thioredoxin family protein encodes MITVSEKITPEFFTSKEACLVYFTTNDCVSCHALLPKVKEMAADFPKIEAFHISLPDHPELSGPMGIFSAPTLVVFFDGKEQIRKAGRFSLGEVRQPLERIYNLFFED; translated from the coding sequence ATGATAACGGTAAGCGAAAAGATAACACCCGAATTCTTCACCAGCAAGGAGGCTTGCTTGGTCTATTTCACAACCAACGACTGCGTTTCGTGCCACGCGCTTCTACCAAAGGTCAAGGAGATGGCTGCAGATTTTCCTAAGATAGAAGCCTTTCACATCTCGTTACCAGATCATCCCGAACTTTCGGGACCTATGGGAATTTTCTCTGCACCAACGCTGGTGGTTTTCTTCGATGGCAAAGAACAAATAAGAAAGGCTGGACGATTCTCTCTTGGAGAAGTTCGTCAACCACTTGAGCGCATCTACAACCTCTTCTTCGAAGATTAG
- the porV gene encoding type IX secretion system outer membrane channel protein PorV, with protein sequence MKMFRKHLLILAFVVISTSLFAQTSSTISKDQLGGGSTNSIQTAVPFLTIAPDSRGGSMGDAGVATSPDVNSQYWNPAKYAFAKSDMAIGFTYTPWLRNLINDINLSYLAGYYRFAQDQTVSASLRYFSFGDITFTDGVGNTVKNFSPNEFSFDVGYSRLFGKTISGAIAFRFIRSDLTGGYSNTTQSSAGQAFASDISVYYQNGVHLADKTGQMAFGINISNIGSKLSYNQDQKKDFLPMNLRVGGRLTLNMDDYNKISGTLDLNKLLVPTPPIVDSTGAIVQGMNNDVSITKGIFQSFYDAPGGMSEEIKEITYSIGLEYAYSNQFFVRGGYFHESAMKGNRKYYTFGAGLKYNILTLDFAYLVPSSGRNNPLSNTVRFSLIFELESNSVKSRR encoded by the coding sequence ATGAAGATGTTCAGGAAACACTTGCTAATACTGGCTTTCGTTGTAATTTCGACTAGTCTTTTTGCGCAAACTAGCAGCACAATCTCAAAGGATCAGCTTGGCGGAGGATCGACCAACTCCATACAAACTGCAGTTCCATTTCTTACCATAGCTCCCGACAGCCGCGGAGGTTCCATGGGAGATGCAGGTGTTGCCACCTCACCCGATGTGAACTCACAATACTGGAATCCTGCAAAATATGCCTTTGCCAAAAGTGACATGGCTATTGGCTTTACATACACACCTTGGTTGCGCAATCTAATTAACGATATTAACCTTTCATACCTCGCTGGTTACTATAGATTTGCACAAGACCAAACCGTTTCGGCATCGCTCCGGTACTTCTCCTTTGGCGACATCACCTTCACCGACGGAGTGGGTAATACGGTAAAAAACTTCAGCCCCAATGAATTTTCATTCGACGTTGGATACTCTCGTCTCTTTGGAAAAACAATTTCTGGAGCCATCGCATTTCGTTTCATTCGTTCCGACCTTACCGGTGGATACTCGAACACCACCCAATCAAGTGCCGGTCAAGCATTTGCATCTGACATTTCAGTATACTACCAAAATGGCGTACACCTAGCAGACAAAACAGGGCAAATGGCCTTTGGTATCAACATTTCCAACATTGGCTCAAAGTTATCCTACAACCAAGATCAAAAGAAAGATTTTCTTCCAATGAATTTACGCGTTGGTGGCCGGCTTACCCTTAACATGGACGATTACAACAAGATTTCAGGAACCTTAGACCTAAATAAGTTGCTTGTACCAACTCCTCCTATTGTTGACTCAACAGGTGCAATAGTTCAGGGAATGAATAACGATGTTTCTATAACCAAGGGGATTTTTCAATCCTTTTATGATGCACCTGGTGGTATGTCGGAAGAGATTAAAGAGATTACTTACTCCATTGGCTTGGAATATGCATACTCCAATCAGTTCTTTGTAAGAGGCGGTTATTTCCACGAAAGCGCAATGAAGGGGAATAGAAAGTACTACACTTTTGGAGCAGGTTTAAAGTATAATATTCTCACGCTCGATTTTGCTTACCTTGTTCCATCGAGTGGACGAAACAATCCACTTTCCAACACCGTAAGGTTTTCATTAATTTTCGAACTGGAGTCGAACAGCGTTAAATCCAGAAGATAG
- a CDS encoding PorP/SprF family type IX secretion system membrane protein: MRGIMHSIWILLIVSFLMLSNVSMGQDFTFDQFYANRMRFNPAYAGSEYYNHVSAVTQYQYPGLGNPYITYGVSFDTYRESIRSGFGLMITRDDQGGGYLSRNYAEFAYSYQFKVSHAVVIRPALQLGVGYYQVDPRGLHFPDMYDNMGGIANSNDYVAQTSMLYDFAAGAIMSYHRFFAGVAVHHMLEPVEFNTAVGGFVLPRRITIHAGSEIPIESGSRFRYRKKYGHTRIGRVSAYPTAVIEIQDGQTRAQLGGLLAMESAYVGGYIRKTFPNGDFRTTFIFGIYSDSYNFGYSFDLGSLNGKIFGFNSSIHEVTLTLKMEYKKQKRKFWWQRKAIFGPEF; this comes from the coding sequence ATGAGAGGCATAATGCATTCTATTTGGATATTGTTGATCGTTAGTTTTCTGATGCTTAGCAATGTGAGCATGGGGCAGGACTTCACGTTCGACCAGTTCTATGCAAATAGGATGCGCTTCAACCCTGCCTACGCAGGTTCGGAGTATTATAACCACGTTAGTGCAGTAACGCAGTATCAATATCCAGGATTAGGAAATCCTTATATTACCTATGGCGTGTCCTTCGACACCTATAGAGAGAGCATTCGAAGTGGGTTTGGATTGATGATTACCCGCGACGATCAAGGTGGCGGCTACCTTAGCCGTAACTATGCTGAATTTGCTTATTCGTATCAATTTAAAGTGTCGCATGCAGTGGTTATTCGACCTGCATTACAACTGGGTGTTGGGTATTATCAGGTTGATCCCCGCGGCTTGCACTTCCCTGATATGTATGACAATATGGGAGGTATTGCAAACTCCAATGATTATGTGGCTCAAACCAGCATGCTTTATGATTTTGCCGCTGGAGCGATAATGTCCTATCATCGTTTTTTTGCCGGAGTTGCCGTTCATCACATGCTAGAGCCTGTTGAATTCAATACAGCCGTCGGTGGATTTGTCCTCCCTCGAAGAATCACCATTCATGCCGGTAGTGAAATTCCGATTGAGAGCGGGAGCCGATTTCGATACCGAAAAAAGTATGGGCATACGCGCATTGGTCGCGTTTCGGCTTATCCTACTGCAGTTATCGAAATACAGGATGGTCAAACACGCGCCCAGCTGGGAGGACTTTTAGCCATGGAGTCTGCTTATGTGGGCGGTTACATTCGAAAAACATTTCCCAACGGTGATTTTCGCACCACCTTTATTTTTGGAATCTATTCAGACAGCTATAACTTTGGCTACAGCTTCGATCTGGGCTCTCTAAATGGGAAAATATTTGGCTTTAACTCTAGCATTCACGAGGTAACCTTAACCTTGAAAATGGAGTATAAAAAGCAGAAAAGAAAATTTTGGTGGCAGCGTAAAGCAATATTTGGACCAGAATTTTAG
- a CDS encoding CoA-binding protein produces the protein MGRTLVLGASMRKERFSYLAMKSLHEHQFEFAAIGAKEGEAFGVEIKKGLPELSNIHTVTLYLNPERQKEYYHYILSLKPNRIIFNPGTENGELFKLAREAGIEVVIGCTLVMLHNKSF, from the coding sequence ATGGGGAGAACCTTAGTGCTCGGCGCTAGTATGCGTAAGGAACGATTTTCATACCTCGCCATGAAGTCGCTCCATGAGCACCAATTTGAATTCGCAGCCATTGGGGCAAAGGAAGGGGAGGCGTTTGGCGTTGAAATAAAAAAGGGACTGCCCGAACTGAGCAATATCCACACTGTCACGCTTTACCTTAATCCTGAGAGGCAGAAAGAATACTACCACTACATTTTATCACTTAAGCCAAATAGAATAATTTTTAACCCAGGTACTGAAAATGGGGAACTCTTTAAGCTTGCGCGAGAGGCTGGCATAGAAGTTGTAATTGGATGCACCTTAGTAATGCTTCACAACAAATCATTTTAA
- a CDS encoding urocanate hydratase: protein MTRDEFQHLILQGIPDTLPSPKPYDPSINHAPKRKHILSREEQKLALKNALRYFPTKHHAVLAPEFAKELEDYGRIYMYRLRPDYKIYARPISDYPHKSIQAASIMLMLSNNLDYAVAQHPHELITYGGNGAAFQNWAQYLLTMQYLAEMTDEQTLVLYSGHPMGLFPSHKDAPRVVVTNGMVIPNYSSKDHWEKFNALGVSQYGQMTAGSFMYIGPQGIVHGTTITVLNAARKRMKAGETGIGGKLFVSSGLGGMSGAQPKASVIAGVVGVVAEVNPKAVHTRFSQGWVDEVFTNLDELVPRIKKAVAGKETVSIAYQGNIVDLWERLAADKVKVDLGSDQTSLHNPWSGGYYPIDQSFEESNRMMAEEPETFKQKVEETLRRHVVAINKLVDNGMYFFDYGNAFLLEASRAGADILNSKGDFRYPSYVQDIMGPMFFDYGFGPFRWVCTSGDPKDLEVTDRLAATVLEEIYQSAPSEIKTQLADNIHWIKEAGKNKMVVGSQARILYADAEGRIKIAEAFNKAISKGDISAPVVLGRDHHDVSGTDSPYRETSNIYDGSSFTADMAVQNVIGDSFRGATWVSIHNGGGVGWGEVINGGFGMTLDGSADCDRRLKLMLLWDVNNGIARRSWARNEGAVFAIKREMERTPQLKVTLPNLTDDDLIDKLF from the coding sequence ATGACCAGAGATGAATTTCAGCACCTGATTCTTCAAGGGATTCCGGACACGCTACCTTCGCCTAAACCTTACGATCCTTCCATAAATCATGCACCTAAGCGCAAGCATATCCTTTCGAGAGAGGAGCAGAAGTTGGCGCTAAAAAACGCCTTGAGGTACTTTCCAACAAAGCACCATGCCGTTTTGGCACCGGAGTTTGCCAAGGAGCTGGAGGATTATGGACGAATCTACATGTATCGGCTTCGTCCAGATTACAAAATCTACGCTCGACCAATTTCCGATTACCCACATAAGTCCATTCAGGCTGCCTCCATTATGCTCATGCTGAGCAATAACCTTGACTATGCCGTGGCGCAGCATCCTCACGAGTTGATTACCTATGGTGGAAACGGTGCGGCATTTCAAAATTGGGCGCAGTATCTGCTTACCATGCAGTATTTGGCCGAGATGACCGACGAGCAAACCTTGGTTTTATACTCTGGTCATCCCATGGGGCTTTTCCCCTCGCATAAAGATGCTCCACGAGTGGTCGTAACTAACGGTATGGTTATTCCAAACTATTCATCGAAGGACCATTGGGAGAAGTTTAACGCACTTGGCGTTTCGCAGTATGGGCAAATGACCGCAGGATCATTTATGTATATTGGTCCGCAGGGAATTGTGCATGGAACAACCATTACAGTGCTTAACGCAGCCCGCAAGCGAATGAAGGCGGGAGAAACTGGTATTGGTGGCAAGCTGTTTGTCTCCTCCGGATTGGGAGGAATGTCGGGCGCTCAACCGAAGGCCTCGGTTATTGCTGGCGTTGTAGGAGTGGTGGCAGAGGTTAATCCAAAGGCTGTTCATACCCGTTTTTCGCAGGGCTGGGTGGATGAGGTGTTTACCAATCTCGACGAACTGGTGCCAAGAATAAAAAAAGCGGTTGCAGGCAAGGAGACCGTTTCCATCGCCTATCAGGGAAATATTGTTGACCTGTGGGAGAGGCTTGCTGCCGATAAGGTTAAGGTGGATCTTGGGTCGGATCAGACTTCGTTGCACAACCCTTGGTCGGGTGGGTACTACCCCATTGACCAGAGTTTTGAGGAGTCGAACCGAATGATGGCCGAGGAGCCGGAAACCTTTAAGCAAAAGGTTGAAGAGACGCTGCGCCGTCATGTTGTTGCCATCAATAAGTTGGTTGACAACGGCATGTATTTCTTCGATTATGGAAACGCCTTCCTGCTGGAGGCAAGCAGGGCAGGTGCCGATATTTTAAATAGCAAAGGCGATTTCAGGTATCCTTCCTACGTTCAAGATATTATGGGCCCCATGTTTTTCGACTATGGATTTGGTCCGTTCCGTTGGGTTTGCACCTCAGGTGATCCCAAGGACCTTGAGGTTACCGATCGACTTGCTGCCACGGTTTTAGAGGAAATCTACCAGAGCGCACCGTCTGAAATCAAAACGCAGCTGGCAGATAATATTCATTGGATTAAGGAGGCTGGCAAGAATAAGATGGTTGTTGGATCGCAAGCAAGGATTCTATATGCCGATGCTGAAGGAAGAATTAAGATAGCCGAAGCATTTAACAAGGCTATTTCCAAGGGTGATATTTCAGCACCCGTTGTGCTTGGTCGCGACCACCATGATGTTTCTGGTACCGATTCTCCCTACAGGGAGACTTCAAACATTTATGATGGCTCCAGCTTTACTGCCGATATGGCAGTGCAGAATGTTATTGGCGATTCATTCCGTGGCGCAACTTGGGTTTCTATCCACAATGGTGGTGGCGTTGGATGGGGCGAGGTAATTAACGGTGGGTTTGGGATGACGCTTGATGGCTCTGCCGATTGCGATAGGCGCCTAAAACTTATGCTGCTGTGGGATGTAAATAACGGAATCGCTCGAAGGAGCTGGGCTCGTAACGAAGGTGCTGTATTTGCCATTAAGCGCGAAATGGAACGAACGCCTCAGCTTAAGGTTACTTTACCCAACCTCACCGATGACGATTTAATTGACAAACTCTTTTAA
- a CDS encoding LemA family protein, translated as MKKSWIILAAIGLLVIILFMWVKNGYNQMVTYNESVSKAWSDVENQYQRRMDLIPNLVNTVKGYADFEKSTLTAVIEARAKATQVTIDPSKLNAQSMQQFQQAQGELSGALSRLMVTVERYPDLKANQSFLDLQSQLEGTENRIAVERRNFNDAARIYNTYIKRFPNLFFARSFGFEEKAYFEADKTAAQPPKVQF; from the coding sequence ATGAAAAAATCTTGGATTATTCTGGCCGCAATTGGATTATTGGTAATCATACTCTTTATGTGGGTTAAGAATGGTTACAACCAAATGGTTACCTACAACGAGTCTGTAAGCAAGGCATGGTCTGATGTGGAAAATCAATATCAGCGAAGAATGGACCTAATACCAAATCTTGTAAACACGGTAAAGGGATATGCCGATTTTGAGAAGAGCACGCTTACTGCAGTAATTGAGGCTAGGGCAAAGGCTACGCAAGTTACCATTGACCCCTCCAAATTGAATGCACAATCGATGCAGCAATTCCAGCAAGCGCAGGGAGAACTTAGCGGTGCACTTTCACGCCTAATGGTTACCGTAGAGCGGTATCCCGACCTAAAGGCAAACCAAAGTTTTCTTGATTTACAATCGCAACTCGAAGGTACCGAAAACAGAATTGCAGTAGAGCGTCGTAATTTTAATGATGCTGCTCGAATCTACAACACTTACATAAAACGCTTCCCGAATCTGTTTTTTGCCAGATCGTTTGGATTTGAGGAGAAAGCATACTTTGAAGCCGACAAGACAGCTGCCCAACCACCTAAGGTTCAATTCTAA
- the porU gene encoding type IX secretion system sortase PorU — MRYLITAIILFFSIVKPSFAQSTYTEIPIQVRWFDEIVQNSQNTKTISNASSKIPRFEGMYFPYNDSIPHLFYLSPSPFGKLSGKVVVTIKNTSVASGNNYAEYVGASQKLSSDFEATGYIAIENGKSKLCVSIVPLRRKGGSIEKLLSCNISVSITPVASASSQRLTSRSSQSVLANGNWQMIKVPTTGVFRLSYDDLQAMGFSNPSQVSLWGSQAEMLTKAPTANYPVDLKQIPVYFANGTDNVFNSGDYFIFYVEGPVTWTYNSTTQLFSHQLHDYSDYTYYYLTDSKGTASQVINATNPGVANISTTSFADYAYHEIEDTNLINSGRTWFGEGFDIYSSRDFSFSFPDIDINSPVRVRLRTAARSASASNFKAIANGNTFIVNYHNAVNDASETATVANIIDNTGSFNATTSPLTITVSYSRPTPSSSGWLDFLEVNARRKLNLTSPFLLFRDPNVVGSSNITDFSISGAESSTLMWKINSPNDIEQVSTSFTGGQLHGISSTAVLNDFVAFNVANLEKPTLVGKVENQNLIGTGSANLIIISSPQFLSEAEKLADLHRTRDGLSVLIVEPQQIYNEFSGGKSDVAAIRNYMKYLKELPSTAATELRYLLLFGDGTFKNRNLPPDGPNILTYQSDNSLDPLSSYVSDDYYGLLDNGEVPSTGLLDIGIGRFPAGNSTEAETMVDKVYTYTSATVPGDWQNQITFIADDEENNIFMKDADTIANFVESTYPDYMVEKIYLDAYQQVNSPSGARYPDVTTAINRRVNKGVFIMNYTGHGNEQYLAQERVVSISDIMSWTNSTKLPLFITATCEFSRYDDYHRTSAGEYILENPDGGGVALLSTTRLVYENSNTDLNNNFFHAVFEKNSQGEYDRLGDLVKITKNLTGTGTNKLNFSLLGDPALMLSYPKFSVTPEKLNGKAIALTLQDTVKALSKVIIEGSTNAPSSRTLLDTSASAVTITLFDKEKQVTTLANDNGTPFVYTTRNSMLFQGKASLKNNTFKLEFIVPKDIVYQIGKGKFYFQAKANGQIGSGYYDQVLVGGISSNPLTDNTGPTVNLYLNDENFVDGGITNSKPKLIAVLSDSSGINTTGNGIGHDIIADITGPTAEKITLNDYYTANTDSYQSGRIEYPMEKLAPGDYTLNFKVWDTYNNSSIKTLAFKVVNDEKFTLDHVLNYPNPFTVSTAFYFEHNRPNDNIDVLIQIFTISGKLVKTIEELNIQAGSLRVGPIMWNGKDDFGDNIGRGTYVYRVRVRTASGETTEKFEKLVILK, encoded by the coding sequence ATGAGGTACCTAATTACAGCAATTATATTGTTTTTCTCGATCGTTAAACCAAGCTTTGCCCAATCAACTTATACGGAAATTCCTATTCAAGTTAGATGGTTCGACGAAATTGTTCAAAATTCTCAAAACACCAAAACTATTTCGAATGCATCCTCAAAGATTCCGCGATTCGAAGGTATGTATTTCCCATATAACGACTCTATTCCCCACTTGTTTTATTTATCGCCATCTCCTTTTGGAAAATTATCTGGAAAAGTTGTTGTTACAATAAAGAATACTTCCGTTGCTTCTGGAAATAACTATGCTGAATACGTCGGTGCTTCTCAAAAACTATCTTCCGACTTTGAAGCAACAGGCTATATCGCAATAGAAAATGGGAAGAGCAAACTTTGCGTCAGCATTGTGCCATTGAGAAGAAAAGGTGGTAGCATTGAGAAACTTTTATCGTGCAATATTTCGGTAAGTATTACTCCGGTTGCCAGTGCAAGTAGCCAGAGGCTGACCTCACGTTCGAGCCAGTCGGTGCTTGCCAATGGAAATTGGCAAATGATAAAGGTGCCGACCACCGGCGTTTTTCGGCTTTCATACGATGATTTGCAAGCAATGGGGTTTTCGAACCCATCCCAAGTTAGCCTGTGGGGTTCCCAGGCAGAAATGCTAACAAAAGCACCTACTGCCAACTATCCTGTTGACTTGAAGCAAATACCAGTATACTTTGCCAATGGAACCGATAACGTTTTTAATAGTGGCGACTATTTTATTTTCTATGTGGAGGGACCGGTGACTTGGACCTACAACTCAACCACACAACTATTTTCACACCAACTGCACGACTATTCCGACTATACTTATTACTACCTCACCGACTCAAAAGGAACTGCATCACAAGTAATCAACGCCACAAATCCTGGAGTGGCAAACATTTCAACAACATCATTTGCAGACTACGCCTACCACGAAATTGAGGACACCAACCTAATAAATTCAGGACGAACATGGTTTGGAGAAGGTTTTGACATATATAGCAGCAGAGACTTTTCTTTCAGTTTCCCAGATATTGATATAAACTCACCTGTAAGGGTAAGGTTACGAACGGCTGCACGCTCGGCCTCCGCAAGCAACTTTAAAGCCATAGCCAATGGCAATACATTTATTGTAAACTATCATAATGCGGTGAATGACGCCAGCGAAACGGCAACAGTGGCCAACATTATCGATAATACGGGAAGTTTCAATGCCACCACCTCTCCTTTAACCATTACGGTTTCCTACTCTCGCCCAACACCCTCTTCGTCAGGATGGCTAGATTTTCTCGAAGTGAATGCACGAAGAAAGTTGAATCTAACCTCCCCTTTTCTGCTTTTTCGAGATCCAAATGTTGTTGGTAGTTCAAACATCACCGATTTTTCCATAAGTGGAGCAGAATCATCCACCCTCATGTGGAAAATTAACTCCCCCAACGACATTGAACAAGTATCGACTTCCTTTACCGGAGGCCAACTCCACGGAATTAGTAGTACCGCTGTGCTCAACGATTTTGTTGCATTCAACGTTGCTAACCTTGAAAAGCCAACGTTAGTAGGAAAAGTTGAAAATCAAAACCTTATAGGAACCGGCTCTGCAAACCTTATTATCATCTCATCACCACAATTCCTTTCTGAGGCCGAGAAACTTGCCGATCTTCATAGAACAAGAGATGGATTGAGCGTTTTAATAGTTGAGCCACAACAGATTTACAATGAATTTTCAGGTGGAAAGTCGGATGTTGCGGCCATCAGAAATTACATGAAATACCTCAAAGAATTGCCATCAACCGCTGCAACTGAACTCAGGTATCTGCTTCTTTTTGGGGATGGCACCTTTAAAAATAGGAATCTACCTCCCGATGGTCCCAATATTTTAACCTACCAGTCCGATAACTCATTGGATCCATTGAGTTCCTACGTAAGCGATGACTATTATGGATTGCTCGACAATGGAGAAGTGCCATCAACTGGGTTGCTAGACATTGGTATTGGCCGTTTCCCTGCTGGCAACAGTACAGAGGCCGAAACAATGGTCGACAAGGTTTACACATATACTTCAGCAACAGTTCCCGGCGATTGGCAAAACCAGATAACCTTTATTGCCGATGACGAGGAGAACAATATATTTATGAAAGATGCTGATACCATCGCAAACTTTGTGGAATCAACCTACCCCGACTATATGGTTGAAAAGATATATCTCGATGCTTATCAGCAGGTGAACTCTCCCTCAGGCGCTAGATATCCCGATGTTACAACAGCCATCAACCGTAGGGTAAACAAGGGAGTATTTATCATGAACTATACTGGACATGGAAACGAGCAATATCTCGCACAGGAGAGAGTTGTATCCATTTCCGACATCATGTCATGGACAAACAGCACTAAGCTGCCACTTTTTATTACAGCTACCTGTGAATTTAGCCGCTACGACGACTACCATAGAACCTCTGCAGGTGAGTATATTTTGGAAAACCCCGATGGTGGTGGAGTTGCTCTTCTCTCCACAACCAGGTTAGTATACGAAAACTCCAACACCGATCTTAATAACAATTTTTTCCATGCTGTATTTGAGAAAAATAGTCAAGGGGAATACGATAGACTTGGAGACCTAGTAAAAATTACAAAAAATTTAACAGGCACTGGAACCAATAAGCTAAATTTTTCACTCCTTGGCGACCCAGCCCTAATGCTCTCCTACCCTAAATTTTCTGTGACCCCAGAAAAACTCAACGGGAAAGCCATTGCTCTCACGCTTCAGGACACCGTTAAGGCTCTATCCAAAGTTATAATTGAAGGCTCAACCAACGCCCCCAGTTCCAGAACATTGCTGGACACCAGTGCTAGTGCAGTAACCATAACCCTCTTCGATAAAGAGAAACAAGTTACAACCCTTGCCAACGATAATGGGACACCTTTTGTATATACGACTCGAAACAGCATGCTCTTCCAAGGTAAAGCAAGCCTTAAAAACAACACATTCAAATTGGAATTCATTGTTCCCAAAGATATTGTATATCAAATAGGAAAGGGTAAATTTTATTTTCAGGCAAAGGCTAATGGACAAATTGGGTCGGGATACTACGATCAGGTATTGGTAGGTGGCATTTCGTCTAATCCTCTGACTGACAATACAGGACCAACGGTAAATCTATACCTCAATGACGAAAATTTTGTGGATGGAGGTATCACTAACTCTAAACCCAAACTTATTGCGGTTCTTTCGGATAGCAGTGGCATTAACACCACTGGCAATGGTATCGGCCACGACATTATTGCCGATATCACTGGGCCAACTGCAGAAAAGATTACGCTCAACGATTACTATACGGCTAACACCGACAGCTACCAAAGTGGTCGAATTGAGTATCCAATGGAGAAACTTGCTCCTGGGGACTACACCTTAAATTTTAAAGTCTGGGACACCTACAACAACTCGTCCATTAAGACCTTGGCCTTTAAAGTTGTAAACGATGAGAAATTCACCCTCGATCACGTGCTTAATTATCCTAATCCATTTACAGTATCTACCGCATTCTACTTTGAGCATAACCGGCCTAACGACAATATTGACGTGCTCATACAAATTTTTACCATATCGGGTAAACTGGTAAAGACCATTGAAGAGCTGAACATTCAGGCTGGTTCACTCCGGGTTGGCCCAATCATGTGGAATGGAAAAGATGATTTTGGAGACAATATAGGGAGAGGTACCTACGTTTACAGGGTCCGCGTTAGAACGGCCTCCGGGGAGACTACCGAAAAATTCGAGAAGCTTGTAATTCTTAAATAG